Genomic segment of Perca flavescens isolate YP-PL-M2 chromosome 7, PFLA_1.0, whole genome shotgun sequence:
ttaatgttctgtgcattgtcggacacatgcagccacaggTCCTAAAACCGCTTGCGAGGCTGACAAGTACACAGCAGCCCGTGGCGTTTATGTCCGAGCCTTTCTCTACCTGCATGTTGTCaactgtgtggtttggaatgaacGTGAGACAACAGGACAGAGTAACACGGTGGATATTGctcatataattttttttttttacgacgTAGTTAAGGCGGCAGCCGTGTGTCGCTTAGGCGGCCGCCTTAACTGCgaagtgctgcgggaaaccctgaaATGGCTATGCTGATTGGACAAATTACTTCACGTGGCTCTTTCTTGGTTGAAGCAATGTCGACAACGCAATATGAGTTATAGCTAGCGGAATGGCGGATGAGGAAATTATCCCTAAAAGAATATTTCACTCCGAGTGGCAGAGCCTTGCGAGACAAAATCAAAACTGTTatcattgacaaaaaaaaccaacatgTTTTTCACTAAGTATtgttttgtgtttacattttgcTACTTTTTCTATTTGAGTTATGAGTTCTTGGAAAGTGTTTTTGTGGTTGTTATCTTCTGGCTTCTGTTTCCAACACAGGTTTAAATCACCATTTTGAAAATTTTGCAGCATCTTCTCTTTTGTGATtactaattctttttttttttttataacctgtgtagggctgtgctcgattgaagaaattcttagtcgactaacacttattcaattgtatcgactaatcgattagttgatttaatcgacagatctgtaaatctgagtttctccgcaaagagtcatgcaaaagcaccactttagttcttgtgtttaccagagatgtgcccgtacgtttcttggaaataagtcattcagcatgaaaaaagcataaaacatgactaatcgactgaagaaatctaagttgactaagaccaaaacgacagattagtcgactaatcgacgaagagggagcagccctaaacCTGTGTAGTATCTTCAATGCAATATTGTGATTTAATGGTGCAAATGGAGACCATATACATACATAGGTTATTTCAAGTCTGCCTACAGTCTACaaggcattttaaatttgaGATAAAATGTCGCAATTTAGATCATGGATCGTGATTGCGAATTAAGTAGACagtaatattgtgtgtatattgtaatttttttggCCAGATCGCCTACCCCTACCACAGGTGTCATTCCTTCTTGATACATTGTTCAAGAGAGCAAAAGACAAACATGCTTCCCACTGTCTGTGTATGTTCCGAGTCACTCCTGGTAatgtgataatttttttttttagctgctgTAAAACCAAAAAGCATCTGTACTCACTGTGTAGCTTGTAATCGTCTCAATACTTAATCTGTGAGGCGTCTTCAGCTCTACGTGAAAGGTAGGGTTAATGTGTTTGACAAACGGATAGAGGCCTCCAAGTGAGTAATGTGCCTGTCCTCTCAACTTCAGGCCTACCTGCAACAAGCCCAAGACCTGGTCATTCTTGAGAGCATAATACTCCAGACCTTGGGTAAGTTGGGAAGGAAGAACTGGGTCCCTTTTTGATTTTCCCTCCAGAAACACATGTGATCATAAAAATTGTGCTAACCTGTTTTACTTTTGTCCACAGAAAGCCCATATGCGGTTAGCAGCGCAGGAAAGAGACGCTCGCGCTTCACATTAGCAGCGCTTACCCACTGTTGCATTGCAGCGTTTTCCGCTTTTGTCTCTATTATGTCCATAACTTTTTACATTTCCCTCTTTGTTTCTTGTCTACATAAGTTTAAGCCACGCGTTTTGAGGGACCATGTGATGAATTGCTTCATCACAAATGATGGCTTTTAGCATGTTCGCTACAGCCGGGCTTAATCCGCTCCCGAGTTTTCAACCTTGTAGACGGTTGAAGAAGATAACAGTGGCTTTATTTGAAAACGCCAAATTGTGTTTACTTTTTAAACAAGATTCGGCGTCATGTAACACACCAAACgtttgggggggggaggggaaaaAAGTGTAACGGCatgccttttttaaaatgtttttcacaTTCATCTTTTGTTTTCACATCGTCCAGGATGTTATTGGAAGACCCCATGCAAAGTGCTATTCCACGTATATTCTCTGCAACACTTAGTCTGGTGTATAACCGTATACGTTTTCTGGCTTTCAGGGACTTGATTGAAatctgtttggtgcatatgttAGTCTGACTATTCCGTTTCATTTATCAGGACTTGTTtcttttttgtccctttttttgatTACAGCTTTTGAAATCACCATTGACCATCCTCATACTCATGTTGTCAAGTGCACTCAGCTCGTCAGAGGTGAGCACCAGCTCTTCAATTTAGCTACATTCCGTTTTGTATATTTCAGCATCGTACGAAGTGTGCGTGTTCAGCGGCTAACTCGCAGGttttaagtgtgttttttttgttctattGTTGTTCCAGCGAGTAAGGATCTTGCTCAAACGTCATACTTTATGGCCACTAACAGGTATATTCACAGTTCACTGTTAAACATAAGTTTCTGTAATTTGATGTGGACAGTAAAATAGTGCAGCATGTTTTCATATGATATCTAACTCAATATGTCTgctctctttcctctccccctcctgtttctgttttttttgtattgcctTATGGGATGTATCCTGCCACGTAGTCTGCACTTGACCACGTTCTGCCTGCAGTACAGTCCGCCGGTTGTGGCCTGCGTGTGCATCCACCTCGCCTGCAAATGGTCCAACTGGGAGATCCCCGTGTCCACAGACGGCAAACACTGGTGGGAGTATGTCGATCCCACAGTTACCCTCGAGCTGCTGGATGGTACGTGCCGTGAACAACCTCGTAGTTGAGTTTGTTTCAAGTATAggtagaaggaaaaaaaagaacctaCAAAGGCATATATCCGTTTACTTAATCTGAAGCATTTTAACTTTCTCCTGCTGATCTTGTCTTCACTTCTTTTTATAACTTCTTTCAGAGCTCACACACGAGTTCCTGCAGATTCTGGAGAAAACACCCAGTCGGTTGAAACGGATTCGCAACTGGAAGGTAcagatatctttttttttttttttttggttgtctATTGCTTCTTTGTAACTTACGGAGTAGGGCCAAGACATCCTGCATTGTGTGGCCATTTTTTGGTAACTGACTTTGCTGTGATTGTCTGTTTTCTGGGCTGCCAGGCTGGAGGTCAGACCCCAAAAGCCAAGCCAAAAGTGCAGGAGGAGGGGGACCAGAGGGACACCATGATGAGCATGATCTCCATGGCCTCGTCGGAGAGCACCGTGGCAGGCTTGATGAGCCTCTCGGCTCcgccttcctcctcctcctcgtccgtCGGCGACAAGGACCGGGGGGAGTCTGGCAGCGCCGCGACTTGGAGTGGCAAAGGCCAGGCCGGAACCGAGCAGCAGCCCAACGACGTTCACGTGCCAGCTAAGGTGTCGCTGAGCGAGTACCGGGCCAAGAACGCCGACGTCCTGGCCGCCCAGAAGAGGAAGCTCGAGAACATGGAGGCCAGCGTGAAGAGGGACTACGCCAACGCCGCCCAGGCTCTCATTGGTCAGCAGCATCAGAGGAAGGAGAAGCAGCCGCATCACCACCAGCAgtccagctcctcctcctctgacaACCCGTCGCCCATCATTCTGAAAATCCCCCTGGAGAAGGAGAGGCACGAGAGGACCTCTCTCAAAATGCGCTTACCCGTAGCGGCGggaggcggcggcggcggccaTAGTGGCATCGCCCGAGGTCAAGAGCAGGACATCAAAGTCCGAATACGAGTGCCTGAGAAGCAAAGAGGGAGTTCGGGAGAGGAGGGCAAGAGCAGGGACAAGCACAGGGAGCGGTCtaaccaccaccatcaccaccaccaccaccaccactcctcCTCCACGGGTGCCTCGCTCTCCTCTTCGCACAAACATTCGTCTGGCTCCAGTGGGGCCGTCGGAGGCAGCAAAAAAGTCCCCAGCGACTCTTCTAGAACGAGCTCTTCGTCGTCGTCCGCGTCGCGCAAGCGGACGCACTCCCAAGAGCCCACGGCAGGCCCCCACCCTGCCTCTAAAGCCAGCAAGTCCTCCAGGAACCCCTACCAGCTGCCGtccctttcttcctcctctggGCAAACTCTGGGCCACGGCCCTGACATTCTCCCCGCCCTGGGCCTCCCCCACCACCCGGGGATCTATCCGCACTCCAAGGGCGACAAGACGGACACTAACGGGCACGGGGCGGCCGGCGGCGCCCAGTCAAACGAGTACCAGGACACGTTTGAAATGCTGAACTCGCTTCTGAGCGCGCAGGGGGTCCAGCCGTCCCAGCCGTCCATGTTTGACTACAGGTCCCAGTACGGGGAGTACCGCTACAGCGGCGGCTCCAGAGGGAGCAACCCCAGGCCCCCGCCCCTCCCTTCAGAACCACCTCCCCCACTGCCGCCGTTACCCAAATAGGATCGTCATCAGGAGACACAATACACACATTGTACTTGACATCCCGGACATTCATCTTGTTACATAAAGTattgtataatgttttttttttttaaactagccCAACTATTTTTTTACAGGCTTCAGTGTGACAGCAATGAAATGTACTGGTGAGATAAATGAGTTTgcaaccttttttctttttttttcttttctttttttacatttggggCAATAATGAGAGGCTTTAAAAGCTTGTGAAATatggggggaggtgggggggaatACAGGAAAGTGTAGATAATATCTTTTGCTCTTCTGTTTTACTCAAATGAAATGTGATGATGGGACCTGGTAATTTTAACATCGCTGTCTTGAAATCATGTGGAAACTAAAAGATTTCCATCACATACCTTTTTAGGTCTTCTTacgatttgttttttttataatgtttttatagtatgttatttattaatgaatgcttttaaaaaatgaaaaaacatagtccctttttgtaccttttttttttttttttttttttttttttaaggtttttggCAGAGGGATATTTCTTCATCAAGACTGTACAGGCTAGTTTGAGAGTGCATGTCTCTAAAGCCAtcttttcaatatttttgtcaaatttttcttttgaaatattttccttttttaaaaaaaaaaaaaaatacttttaaaacagcCATAACCTAAAAGAATAAATAGGTGAGTGAGCCCAGCCCTGGTATTTATCAAATGTATTTCCTTCATTATTTGATGAACTTGTACAAAGactgtaaaatgttttaaaacaaacatgaactattttttacattttgttatgaaaaatttcaacaaaaaaagaagttgtAAATTAAGTAagcttgtacttttttttttttttttttttttttttttttttcattttgagtgTTGCAGTCATTGTTTTAAATGGTTGTAAAATATTCATATTCAGTTCTCAAATGATTACACTAAGGATGTACATCTATTCAAAGAGTTCAAACATATCTACATCGTCAAAATGAAGgaattaacaacaacaaaaaatcccTCTAGAGAAGAAATGTGCGTTTTTAATGTCATGTAATTTGTCACTTGTTCATCAGTTTCCTCTGGAGGGCAAGTCTTTTTATGGCTTAAACGCAAAGAAAAGAAGTAGGCAGAATATATGGATGGACAACATTTGCCGCGTTGGCATCGGCAGCGCCCTAAAACTGCCAGGGGGGTGAGACCACTTTGTGGCGACCATATTGAGCACAatctacaataaaaaaaaaaaaaaaaaagtattcacaATACACTATATCAAAGTCTGATCAAATGCCATCTTTCTGTCTTCAACGATCGTCTTTCGTTTCCGCATTTCCCTTTTTGGGGatgtttgaaaaatgtgtaagCCCCCGGTGTACGTCTGTCAACTCATGCTGGTCTGATTTTAATCATGTAAAATCTGTCTTTTGACTTCATACCTTTCGAACAATAACAGTGGCTTATTCAGCTTCCGGTTGTTTATAGTCCACCCACGCGCCATGATTcatcagaaatgtttgcatgtgtttagTTGTGGAAATCATACAGGCAGGCAGGTTGTCAGCATACATCCACTAAAGAGTCCCGAGTATAATGTATAAAACTCTCTTAATTGACTTAAATGAATGATTAATTTGTGTTAAATATAGCGGAAGGGGTGCCACTTGGCGAGAAAGATTGGGTATCATTTGTACATTTAATTCCTACTAAGCTCACGTGGTTTTGATTGTATAGTATTACTGCTGTGTTTGATCGGTTTGTGATCCCcaaaaacttgtttgttttaggcAGTTCACAGTAATGCGGTACAACAAATCATTGTtgtgaaatattttttgttCCCTCGATTCTATGGAAGGTGAGCTGGGAGGAGCGCACGCTCTTTGCTCAGGCGGCAGAGGTTCTATTGGTTATTCAACTTTTGGTTGTTAACAAGGAAACAGTAAATGCACTGAATATTTATCTCAGTAGGTTTGCCTACAATGCAAATGACAAAGTGTTACATGTCTAATGGTTAGACTATTAAAATAGATATTTCCATTTTTGAAAATGATCTTATTGGAGATGCACACATCTTCCAATTTAAGTATTAACTTTATGCTGCGAGGAaagtcataaataaataaaaaaaggacaagcatttcaaaaataaatcacGTCAGAATAATGGAAGACACTCATGCAACCTAACAATGCAAAATTACATAGCTACAATAagtttcatgtttgtttttttcacatcttGGTGTTTTTAGTGACACTCAGGTctggaaatgaaatgttttgggattttatttgtttttagttaAAACATATGTGAACACTGTTCTTTTTGATATAATGTGGTTGCTTTATTCTCAATTAAAgtcaataaatattttaagaaaacgcTTGcattagattttttattttatttaaaaaaaatgtttttacatagGGACGTTTATAGAATTTCACTGCTGCAGTGTTGAGGGTGGAAAGATGTCTACTGTTGAGGCCAGTTTGATTGGCAGCTAGTGGGCCAATGAAATGCCTAGAGATTTTGGCCAATCAGAACTCTAAGTGGGCGGGCTCAGCTTGTTTCTGCAGTGGTTAATGCAAGAAGAGAAAACCGACGTAGTGTGTTTCGGAAGCTAAACCCAGTTGGATCGCCGTGAGGAAGGTAAGCAGTTATAAACCAGAACTGCGTTTGTGTTCGTCTTCGGGCGCCGAGGCATTTCGATGATATCAAAAAGACGACCATCTGTTGCCGTTGGTCAGCGAAACTCGGTCTTCGccgcaatttaaaaaaagtagcGATTAGCTAGTGTTAGCAACTGCTAGACAAAGATGGCGACGCCATAACTGAAAGAGTGACGCAGTAAAGAGAGGCGGGCTAAAGCTCCGTGTGGCGGCTGGGTTAGATCGGTTAAAGACAGAATGTAACGTTTTTTATGCTggattttaaataaacattttattctTTACGTTAGTACTTAAGTTTTACTTGTTTGGTGTTTATGATAGTTTTAAATGTTAAGGATGTGTATTTACTTGTAATAAAGTTACTCTGTGTCGTATCTGAGAAGCCACCTGACCTGCCTCTGCCGCGTTGTAA
This window contains:
- the ccnt1 gene encoding cyclin-T1 isoform X2 — translated: MAASLSSLPVSCNNKWYYTRQQIDNSPSRRAGLDPDKELSYRQQAANLLQDMGQRLNVSQLTINTAIVYMHRFYMVQSFTRFHRNVISPAALFLAAKVEEQPRKLEHVIKVAHACLDPQDPPPDVRSDAYLQQAQDLVILESIILQTLAFEITIDHPHTHVVKCTQLVRASKDLAQTSYFMATNSLHLTTFCLQYSPPVVACVCIHLACKWSNWEIPVSTDGKHWWEYVDPTVTLELLDELTHEFLQILEKTPSRLKRIRNWKAGGQTPKAKPKVQEEGDQRDTMMSMISMASSESTVAGLMSLSAPPSSSSSSVGDKDRGESGSAATWSGKGQAGTEQQPNDVHVPAKVSLSEYRAKNADVLAAQKRKLENMEASVKRDYANAAQALIGQQHQRKEKQPHHHQQSSSSSSDNPSPIILKIPLEKERHERTSLKMRLPVAAGGGGGGHSGIARGQEQDIKVRIRVPEKQRGSSGEEGKSRDKHRERSNHHHHHHHHHHSSSTGASLSSSHKHSSGSSGAVGGSKKVPSDSSRTSSSSSSASRKRTHSQEPTAGPHPASKASKSSRNPYQLPSLSSSSGQTLGHGPDILPALGLPHHPGIYPHSKGDKTDTNGHGAAGGAQSNEYQDTFEMLNSLLSAQGVQPSQPSMFDYRSQYGEYRYSGGSRGSNPRPPPLPSEPPPPLPPLPK
- the ccnt1 gene encoding cyclin-T1 isoform X1, with protein sequence MAASLSSLPVSCNNKWYYTRQQIDNSPSRRAGLDPDKELSYRQQAANLLQDMGQRLNVSQLTINTAIVYMHRFYMVQSFTRFHRNVISPAALFLAAKVEEQPRKLEHVIKVAHACLDPQDPPPDVRSDAYLQQAQDLVILESIILQTLAFEITIDHPHTHVVKCTQLVRVVPASKDLAQTSYFMATNSLHLTTFCLQYSPPVVACVCIHLACKWSNWEIPVSTDGKHWWEYVDPTVTLELLDELTHEFLQILEKTPSRLKRIRNWKAGGQTPKAKPKVQEEGDQRDTMMSMISMASSESTVAGLMSLSAPPSSSSSSVGDKDRGESGSAATWSGKGQAGTEQQPNDVHVPAKVSLSEYRAKNADVLAAQKRKLENMEASVKRDYANAAQALIGQQHQRKEKQPHHHQQSSSSSSDNPSPIILKIPLEKERHERTSLKMRLPVAAGGGGGGHSGIARGQEQDIKVRIRVPEKQRGSSGEEGKSRDKHRERSNHHHHHHHHHHSSSTGASLSSSHKHSSGSSGAVGGSKKVPSDSSRTSSSSSSASRKRTHSQEPTAGPHPASKASKSSRNPYQLPSLSSSSGQTLGHGPDILPALGLPHHPGIYPHSKGDKTDTNGHGAAGGAQSNEYQDTFEMLNSLLSAQGVQPSQPSMFDYRSQYGEYRYSGGSRGSNPRPPPLPSEPPPPLPPLPK